From Natator depressus isolate rNatDep1 chromosome 7, rNatDep2.hap1, whole genome shotgun sequence, the proteins below share one genomic window:
- the MUS81 gene encoding structure-specific endonuclease subunit MUS81, which produces MAAPRRLGRKKPVPACPNPLFVQWLTEWRDEAAEKGKKTQFVYQRALGSLRRYPLPLDSGREAAILQHFGDGICRRLDERLERHRAEQGADAPLEAMGRASPSIGGQESDPPGTEHRSLNNPSASQTLLGDLEPLPTRKARPPQQYVPAPHSGAYAVLLALYKDSMSPRSRGFLTKPELQRAAQPLCDKSFTLGDPGNRYTAWASVGTLIRKELVLKTNVPARYSLTPQGLVLAQRLVAVEQALISEGRAPESKTPQGTEPTDPAGEEKLRPEPQLLDSALGPLEGTAGGSGGQRPHDPEFVLRPGQFDIILCVDFIETMGGPAARKQDLMAELRRNAVPFDVRKLHVGDFMWVARERVQPRPGQLHLPPARELALDYVVERKRMADLCGSIIDGRFREQKFRLRRCGLRHPIYLLEESGSTQHLSLPESTLQQAATSTQVVDGFFVKRTRDLRESAAYLTIMTRRLNSLYGNKTLMSCTKEESQGRGPLQPNSDSCTLMTFQEFNEGAVKNKAQTVREVFARQLMQISGVSGEKAAAILERYSTLASLLAAYSTCPDPESRDKLLSTIKCGKLQRNLGPALSRTLSQLYCSPGPLS; this is translated from the exons ATGGCGGCCCCCCGGCGGCTGGGGCGGAAGAAGCCGGTGCCCGCCTGCCCTAACCCCCTCTTCGTGCAGTGGCTGACCGAGTGGAGGGATGAGGCCGCTGAGAAGGGCAAGAAGACCCAGTTCGTGTATCAGAGG GCTCTGGGCTCCCTTCGAAGGTACCCGCTGCCCCTGGACAGTGGGCGTGAGGCCGCGATTCTGCAGCATTTTGGGGACGGGATCTGCCGGAGGCTGGACGAGCGGCTGGAGAGGCACCGTGCTGAGCAGG GTGCAGATGCCCCCCTTGAAGCCATGGGAAGGGCCAGCCCCTCCATAGGGGGCCAGGAAAGTGATCCCCCTGGCACAGAGCACCGCTCCCTCAACAACCCCTCTGCCTCACAGACCTTACTTGGGGATTTGGAGCCTCTCCCCACG AGGAAGGCCCGTCCCCCCCAGCAGTATGTCCCAGCCCCACACTCCGGGGCCTATGCTGTGCTGCTAGCCCTCTATAAGGACAGCATG AGCCCACGCAGCCGGGGGTTCCTGACGAAGCCTGAGCTGCAGCGGGCAGCTCAGCCGCTGTGTGACAAATCCTTCACCCTG GGCGACCCTGGAAATAGGTACACGGCTTGGGCATCAGTGGGTACCTTGATCCGCAAAGAGCTGGTGCTGAAAACCAATGTCCCAGCCag GTACTCTCTGACGCCGCAGGGGCTGGTGCTAGCCCAGAGGCTTGTGGCTGTGGAGCAGGCCCTGATTTCAGAGGGTCGAGCCCCAGAATCCAAGACACCCCAGGGCACAGAGCCCACGGATCCTGCTGGGGAGGAGAAACTGCGCCCAGAGCCCCAGCT GCTTGACAGTGCCCTGGGACCCCTGGAGGGGACAGCGGGTGGCTCTGGAGGGCAGAGGCCCCATGACCCTGAATTCGTGCTGAGACCTGGCCAGTTTGACATCATCCTGTGTGTGGATTTCATCGAGACCATGGG TGGCCCAGCAGCCCGGAAGCAGGACCTGATGGCTGAGCTGCGCAGGAACGCCGTGCCCTTCGACGTGCGCAAGCTGCATGTGGGGGACTTCATGTGGGTCGCCCGTGAGAGAGTCCAGCCCCGTCCAG ggcagctgcacctGCCCCCAGCGCGGGAGCTGGCCCTGGACTACGTGGTGGAGCGGAAGCGAATGGCTGACCTGTGTGGGAGCATCATCGACGGGCGCTTCCGTGAGCAGAAG tTCCGTCTGCGTCGCTGTGGCCTGCGCCACCCCATCTACCTGCTGGAGGAATCCGGATCGACCCAGCACCTGAGCCTGCCCGAGAGCACTCTGCAGCAGGCAGCCACCAGCACCCAG gTAGTGGATGGCTTCTTTGTCAAACGTACCCGTGACCTGCGGGAATCAGCTGCGTATCTGACCATCATGACACGTCGTCTGAATAGCCTGTATGGG AACAAGACCCTGATGAGCTGCACCAAGGAAGAGTCTCAGGGCCGCGGCCCGCTGCAGCCCAACAGCGACTCCTGCACCCTAATGACCTTCCAGGAGTTCAATGAGGGAGCTGTCAAGAACAAG GCCCAGACTGTGCGTGAGGTGTTCGCTCGGCAGCTCATGCAGATCAGTGGAGTGAGCGGGGAgaaagcagctgccattttggagAGATACAGCACACTGGCCAG CCTGCTGGCCGCCTACTCTACCTGCCCAGACCCTGAGAGCAGGGACAAGCTGCTGAGCACCATCAAGTGTGGCAAACTGCAGAG GAACCTGGGCCCTGCCCTGAGCAGGACACTCTCCCAGCTGTACTGCAGCCCCGGCCCCCTCTCCTGA
- the EFEMP2 gene encoding EGF-containing fibulin-like extracellular matrix protein 2 codes for MWPVSCLLLAVLVGATLAQELEEPDTYTECTDGYQWDSDTQHCKDVNECETIPEACKGEMKCINHYGGYLCLPRSASVINDVHSENAAPPSAPRPRPPRPSLTASRHNACPQGYEPDGQGSCLDVDECEYELHDCQPSQECINTAGAFHCKCPDGYRKIGSECVDIDECRYRYCQHRCVNSPGSFSCQCEPGFQLASNNRSCVDVNECEMGAPCGQRCFNTYGTFICRCNQGYELDRDGFTCNDIDECSYSSYLCQFQCINEPGRFSCDCPQGYQLLGTRLCQDINECETGAHQCTEAQSCINFHGGYRCVEKNRCLEPYVQVSDNRCLCPTTNPLCREQPSSIVHRYMSITADRTVPSDVFQIQATSVYPGAYNAFQIRSGNEQGEFYIRQINNISAMLVLARPVTGPREYVLDLEMVTMNSLMSYRSSSVLRLTIFVGAYSF; via the exons ATGTGGCCCgtctcctgcctgctgctggcagtgctggTGGGCGCGACACTTGCACAGGAGCTGGAGGAACCTGATACCTACACG GAATGCACAGACGGATACCAGTGGGACTCAGACACACAGCACTGCAAAG ACGTGAACGAGTGTGAGACCATCCCCGAGGCCTGCAAAGGGGAGATGAAATGCATCAATCACTATGGGGGGTACCTGTGCCTGCCGCGCTCAGCCTCCGTCATCAATGACGTGCACTCGGAGAATGCTgcgccccccagtgcccctcgACCCCGGCCTCCCCGACCCTCACTCACCGCCTCCCGCCACAACGCCTGTCCCCAGGGCTACGAGCCTGatgggcagggctcctgcctgg ACGTGGACGAGTGCGAGTACGAGCTGCATGActgccagcccagccaggagtGCATCAACACGGCCGGCGCCTTCCACTGCAAGTGCCCTGACGGCTACCGCAAGATTGGCTCCGAGTGTGTGG ACATCGACGAGTGCCGGTACCGGTACTGCCAGCATCGCTGCGTCAACTCCCCAGGCTCCTTCTCCTGCCAGTGTGAGCCAGGCTTCCAGCTGGCCAGCAACAACCGCTCCTGCGTGG ATGTGAATGAGTGTGAGATGGGGGCACCGTGTGGGCAGCGCTGTTTCAACACCTACGGCACCTTCATCTGCCGCTGCAACCAGGGCTATGAGCTCGACCGTGACGGGTTCACCTGCAATG ATATCGATGAATGCAGCTACTCCAGCTACCTGTGCCAGTTCCAGTGCATCAACGAGCCAGGGAGATTCTCCTGCGACTGCCCCCAGGGCTACCAGCTCCTGGGCACCCGCCTCTGCCAAG ACATTAATGAGTGTGAGACAGGCGCCCACCAATGCACCGAGGCCCAGAGCTGCATCAATTTCCATGGGGGCTATCGCTGCGTGGAGAAGAACCGCTGCCTGGAGCCCTATGTGCAGGTGTCTGACAA CCGCTGTCTGTGCCCTACCACAAACCCTCTGTGCCGGGAACAGCCCTCATCCATCGTGCACCGTTACATGAGCATCACAGCTGACCGGACCGTCCCTTCTGACGTCTTCCAGATCCAGGCCACCAGTGTCTACCCTGGAGCCTACAATGCCTTCCAGATCCGCTCTGGCAATGAGCAGGGGGAGTTCTACATCCGG CAAATCAATAACATCAGCGcgatgctggttctggccagGCCTGTCACAGGGCCCCGGGAATATGTGCTGGACCTGGAGATGGTGACTATGAACTCACTCATGAGCTACCGCTCCAGCTCGGTGCTGCGTCTCACCATCTTCGTGGGAGCCTATTCTTTCTAG